CTGTTTACAGCTTTTGTTGGAACATGAATGGCCATTGAATGCATCTTATAAAGAGGGATTGCAATTGCTTCGTATGACTTGATTGTGTAAATTGTACGTATTATGCATTTGTTGGAATTCTCTAGGCCACTGAATGAGCATTCGTATGACTTGATGTATTATGCAAATTGTATGATGCGTTTGTCGGAATGCATGTGTATGTTGCGTGCAGTTATTTAGAGGGACTGCAATGTATGACTTCTCTGTGCAATGGTGTGATGTGTTCTCATTCTCATGACCTAAGAAATACGTTACCACCAGTTTTAAGCGAATGTTCATGACTTCTTGCCTATGGAgtcttattttttttgaaaaattggcGTATATGGGCTTGTGGGTTATATACTATCTTGGACTCTTGGTTCTTCTGTATATGATTGGGATACCTGTTTGCAAAATTGAATGTATGTAGAATTGTATTCAACCAAATACAGCTCAGATGGTTTCACTCTCTTATATATTGCTGTGCTCACCATATCTGAAATCACATGAGTGCATTTAATCCCAGTGAATCAACTAAATGCTTCACTTAGGCTAACTTTTCTACTTGTTCATTTTTGTTACTAAGACTTCCTCTGATTCACTTCGATTTCTCTTGCTAATCCACTGTGTCACTAAGCTTTCTTACTCTCTACAGCCTAATCTCTAGATTTTTATATAATCCACTGTTTCCATTTCTTTCCCATTTGACCTTTTTAAACCATGTTGTTCTCCAGAGAATACAAGAAAGCACCATATATTGTGTtcattgatgaaattgatgcaTTGACTTCAGAATCAGAAAGCTTGTGGCAGTGCAACCTGTGACTTACGGTTCTGATTCTGAAAGATCTAATAGTGGGCCTGGTGGCTGTGTGCTGACTATTGGAGCAACCATTAAACCTAATGCTCTTGACCTTGCCTTAGGGAAGCGGTTTGATCGTGAATTTCTTTTAGATGTTGATGTTCCAAAAAATATCAAGGGCATGGCATACTATCAGTTCTAACAGTAAATATAAGTTCGaatatgattttgtttttgaggAGTTAGCTAGGTTGACTTAGGGTTTTGTAGCAGGATATGTGGTAGAACTAGTAAATAAGTCTCatatgatttcttttaatgatgCCATTAGAATGAGAGCTTACAAAATGGGGCTTTGAAGATGGGTATGAAGCTTATGGGAAACCATTTTCAGTGGAAAGAACTGGAGGATCTCGGATTGACCCTCGACGATTCCCTACAAGTTGGTAAAAAAAGAATTGAGTATTTGATACACACCTTGTTCATGCCTTCTCTACAGACTTTATCAAATTTATCTTATAGTTTGTTAGTTATCCTTTCCAAATTTGAGTAGGTTTAGGAGTGTTTAGTTTTTcagaattttatttcaaaaggaGTCTTAGTAGAGTATGTTTCTCAGTTTAAAGCCTCCAGATATTAGTAGAGTTTTGCTGGCCCAAGCTGTGTATTGCCCTCCTTGGAGGTGTGGCCATGCTGAAGGCATTATCTTGGAGTAATTGCtttctattattttatactccctccgtcccataaaaatatgtgcactttccattttcgtatgtcccacaaaaatatgtgcatttgtgtttggaaagttatatcaatttaataatgtaggtcccactatccactagcactactttaactaccatctcctcctctctcttactttaccatacctttctcctcatctctcttactttactaattttgtccTAATTCTCATGCCATACCCAacgcccatatttttatgggacggagggagtactatactccctttgtcccatgtTACTGGattcttttccattttgggttccATGTTGCTTCAACCATTTCCATTAATGCCAAAAATTACATACTTTGATCTCTCTTACTCTATTTTTtcccctactttattttttctcctaCTCTATtatttctcatactttattttgtCTTGTACTTAACCATTAAACACCACTTTCTTAATCCCTGTGCCCAAAACTGAATGACTCAAAAGTAAAGTGTGACGGAGGTGCTATTTAGAgtctttttcttctttgttCAGTGGTTTTGTTGTGTTCCTTATATTCAGTAGATAATTTTCCATGTTCTCCTCATTTATTATATCAGTATTGATGtttgattaatttataatttcccactttttttgtttcttattttgGTATCCTAAAAAAgagttttttttctctttgagTTACTTGACAAGAGTAATGTAAAAATATGAGAAGGATCTATTGATGTGTGATGACAACTAGATATCCAATTCTAACTTCTTTAGCTTATCGCATTGAGTTAATTGGTTGGATTGTACATGGTTTAATGCTTTTCGGTGTCATATTGTTTTGTTAAAATAACATAGGTTTCACCTTGTCCAATTAACATTGTCTTATCTAGCAACCTTATTTTCATAGTGTATCTCCCAAAATTTCCAAATTCCCCCtgaaatttgatatatatgaACTTTATATACTCCTATTGGTTATTGTATATACATTATGGCAGGAAGCTAATGGACGGTTTGGCCATATGCTAAAATGGGAGATTTTTCCACCACGCGATATACAAACTGGGATGGTGATGGAGGCCTTCAGTTGTTGAAATTGGGACTTGAACGCCGCATTGTTAAGTTTTTAATGTTTTCACAAGTTTATGAGGTGGTTCCCTTTCATTTTGTTGAGCTATTTTATATTTGGAGGCCTTCAATTATTGTGAACATTGCCATCATATAGTTAAGGATAATAGGATGTATAGTTTTTTAACTTCATAAGGTAGTTCCTTTCCTAATTTATTGATAGTCGATTGTGATTGTCTCATTTAGCAATtgatatttcaaatttttgcaTGCTTGTATTATCATATTTTTGCTCCTCTGCCAAACTTGCACAATTTTACATCCATCATATATCTTGTGACTAGTCAGCTGAAAATCATCGAGAATAAAAGCTTGGCGAGATAAGATTTCCCTATCATCCTTTTTCTTCTCAACTCTTGGAGCTTAGCATTTTCTAAATAAGCTTATCTTTTATAGTCTCTTTGGGAAAGTGGGGTGAAGAACTTGCCgaccttcttttttctttatggTCCTTCAGGTTGTGGAAAGACATTGAGTTTAATGCTTTGACTAAAGAAGCAGGAGCGAATTTCATTCATATCAAGGTAACATTTGATCTGAATATTGTTAGTAATTATTATTGATTCCTTATTGTGTTACTTTTGTTCTCCATATAGGGGACTGAACTATTGAAGTTTGTGTGGACCAAGGTATTGtggaaaatattttcaaatgtgcAAAAGCTCACCCTCCATGTGTAGTTTTGATTGATGAGGTACTTCTGTTTTACTTAGCTCCGATATTGTTGATAATGGGTATTATTTCCAATGTACAAAAGCTGACCCTCCTTGTAAAGAAACTTATTATAAATGACATACAATCAACCTAATAAAATAGGGAGATAGTATCCATAAAGGCTTTGTGGTTTGCTTTgtatttaaacaaaaaaatagagatatcaaGCTGTACTCAAGTAATGAAATGTTCATATAGGTTTCCTTAGTCGATACaaagtcctaacattcctgtgCTAAAAATGATCTCTGGTCTTTTTGGTTCTCTGTCTCCAGCACTAGTATTTTATAGGTCTTAGACATGGCGTCCTCTGTTTTCCTTTCTCTTATGACCAACATCCTTTTTTATAAGGTGGACGTGTTGTCCCGAGATGATTTCACAAACAGCGATCTAGAGGAGGATGAATATGTATGGAAGTCGGAGGAATACAGAGAGgtcataaaatgacactttgcAAATGTTTCCTTTGCACTTAATGTATTAACTACATAGCATATCTACATATTTAGCTTATATGGATGATAATATCTTCTATTGTAGATATGGATCCAAGTCAGAAATTCAAAATAAGAATCGCGTGTTTACGTGATTGGTACATCAAGTAGGTACATGATTAAGTATCCCGCTCATCAAAGAAGATTTTGGTAGGATTTGTATGCTCCTCTTCCTACTCCAGAGGAAAGAGGAGAGGTGTTAAAAGTTCTTGCTCGAAACAAACCAATAGATGCCGAAGTGGATCTGATGGCTCTAGGAAAAGACGCcgcttgtgaaaatttcagtgGCTCTGATCTATTTGCACTGGTACATGCCATTCTCTCTTTACATTAGTagtatttttcatgtcttatttccGACTCTAAGAGTCATCCTGTGCCGGAAAACTTTTCCGTCACTGTCCTTTTGAGTATAAATTGGTTAAAGTCCAGAAAATGTGACAGTTTATGATATACTACTTGACTATTTAGTCCAGAATCAGTGTTATATTTTGTCAGTAGATTGTTAGGTTGTTATTTCAACTTCTTTATTCCTATTTTGTTGCATTAGTTTTCTTATAAATAGAGAGGACCCCAGATGTTGATTTTTACTCTTGCAATACATATTGATGGGTTGAAAATGACAATGGGAAAATTCTTCATTACACAAAGATATAAGTGATTCGATCAAAATAATCTATATCTACCGACGAATATGGAGAAACCCTTCATTCAATCGCCATTATGAAAACATGTagtatttgtattttatattaCGTTCCTAGATAACTATCCATTTACTTCACCAATTTTGTCACACAAATAACTTACTTCCTCTGGCTTCagaaattatcattattttatcatgaactcaaaatcccaaaatatgaataaatccAAGAGGCAAAACCAAAACGCATTATTTGAAAAACCACAGAATTGGGGGGGGAATGGGGCAGTTAGGAAGAATAGTGGATGCAGGAGATTATGAGCACATAACCAATCCAATTCTTAATCAACAAATAAGAGAAGAACATAACTATTTAATCAACAAATAAGAGAAGAACATAACTATTTTAGGATGGGGAAATGCGACTTgttaaaacataaacatacatTACAGAGAACATATTCATAAGGCATATCAATTCGACAACATGTCTAATATCAGTAGGATAAAAAAAACGATAGTGCAATCAAGCTTGGGCGTCGGGCTTGAACCTCCACTCCTTGAGCTCCATAGGTTTACCCAGGTCATGTAAGACAATTGCTTGGATAGTGATAGTAGCAGCTTCTTCTTCAGCCTCCCCGACTTTTTTCACAGCCAGGGTCAAAAACATGAAAAAGCCGCCGCAGGCCGTCTTGACAGCCCTGACAACTTCCACAAGCTCAAAAGTTTTGGCATTCTGTAATTAAATCATGATTCAATCAAAATCACCCCAATTCTTAATTTGATGATTAATGACGTATAGCAGAGCATACCATGTCAACATTGATTTCATCAATAGCAAACCTTGCTCTCTGATAAGCATATTCACGCACAGTAGGTATTTGATGATTGGCATCATCAGGATCACTATCACCGGGGAATTCATTCTTATCTTTAGATAGATCAAGGGGGATCAAAACCACCAACAAACTACCAAGATAAGTAGGAAGTTTCACATCCAGATCAAAACCCTACCATATCAATTCCAATCAATTAGgcaaaactaattaaattaaatgaaaatatagtATAAAGAAGTCTTACACCGCTGTTGCGGACTTGAGCGATGTATTTCAGAACGGCCTGATGGTCATAAGGAGGACCTTCCTTCATTTCCGCTATCAAATCCGTATCATTACTTTCCAAACATTCTCTCATCAAATCGAAATTTTCCTCTTCGAACGTAAACCCATCTTTGAAGTTTTCGAGTAGACCATCGAAATCTGTGAATTCCGATACCTGCCGCGATGGCGATGATTCCTTTGCCTTTGCCATCATGGCGCCCTGAATCTCGTTTCCTCCTTTTCGTTTACCACACAAATCCAAATCCGATGCTGTTTCTCCAATCCACAAATTAGGGGATTTTACACAAGTTGTTTCACCCATCGACAAATTAGCGTTTCCCGCGAGTGCCATCGAAGATTAACGTTTTCACAATCTCTCGTTTTTTCTTCCTCTCCCTCTTGtatattatagtagtactatataaatgTCAAATTATCCAATATTTATTTGAAGTTAGAAATAATATAATCATATTTGTCTAAAACTATAAATGTATTTACGGATAAGTATATACAATTATGCATTTGataaaagtaattaattatatggtttaaattataattatatattgtaGTAATAAACGTATATAGTTGTTAAATTAATTCTGGAATACATAATGTCAagagaaaattaatttaaatacatAAGTAATAGATGTCTACTCTTAATACAAAGTCAGATTTAATGATTCTTAAAAATTTAGGAAGCTATTTTCACctccaattttatttgattttataaatttaggGTAGATAGAATAAATGGCTAAAATTGCCCAACCATTTTAGAGTTATAACAAAGTTTTCTTGATTCTGTCTTAACTATAGGAATTACAACTTTTAAtcgatataaaaaaaattctatatcAAACTGATATTATTGTAGGAGTTTATATCAAAAATTAGTTCACAATTAATTCTTAAAGTTAGCTGTAGAAAAGTTTATATCGCTTACTATTCTCGATTACAAGAGTTAATACCTTTACACATATTTGAgactttaataaaataaaattttgaatattcGTTATAGATATAAAGGGAGGGGGGGATCAGCTTTAGACTTAACAGAATCCCAAAGAAACGAGGGCAGTGAAAAACCATGCTCTCGATGTTTGTTTCAAAAGCCCGATGTGTATCTTCTCCTCAAGATCGCTGTTGTTCACATACATACCACTCAGAGGAAGCAGCAAGGCTAAGGAATTAAACGTTTCAGAGAAGTCGAAGCCAGGAAAATCCCTGACGCAAGCCTGGTAGCGAGCAATGGTACAATCTGATAGTCGTTTGATTGGCGATCAAATTTTTGCCTGGAGGGAGCAATGTTAGGGTCCAATTATTGTTTGGAAGAAGATGATATATAGGATAGTCTGTGAGCTTTTGCAATGCAGCAGGTTGACACAAGATATTGAATTTCATTGGGTGAAAAGAAATGTTACAACTTCTTAAAGCTTTCTCTGCTGCATCATATTCTCCATGGCCAAATCTTTTGTGCCAAAGATCTAAGATATGAACAGCAATAGGGATATTCTTGGAATTCGAATGAGATACTAAAAAAAGAAGAACATGTAGTGGTGGTTTGTGCACAAGGAAACAGTAGAGTAGAGCCCCCGATCAAGATAATTTACTTGGCGAGAAGATTCTTCACAAAACGGGTGAAATTCAAAAACACAATATTATACATTTAGCAGAATGAGAGACACTCAACAAGTTTTTTGTGATAGCAGCAACATGACTAGGTGTGACTAGGTTTTTGGCACAGTTGAGAAACAAAACGATCATTGAAGTCTCTTCCACTTCTGCCTCCTCTATAGCATCCATTCTCAGAGATTAAAAAGAATGGGGCAGTTAGGAAGAATAGTGGATGCAGGAGATTATGAGCACATAACCAATCCAATTCTTAATCATATGAGTCTAAAACTATAAATGTATTTAGGGATAAGTATATACAATTATGCATTTGataaaagtaattaattatatgggtttaaattataattatatattgttGTAATAAACGTATATAGTTGCTATATTAATTCTGGAATACATAATGTCAAgagaaaatttatttaaatacatAAGTAATCGATGTCTACTCTTAATACAAAGTCAGAATTAATGATTCTTAAAAATTTAGGAAGCTATTTTCACctccaattttatttgattttataaatttaggGTA
This genomic interval from Salvia splendens isolate huo1 chromosome 13, SspV2, whole genome shotgun sequence contains the following:
- the LOC121760085 gene encoding uncharacterized protein LOC121760085, which encodes MALAGNANLSMGETTCVKSPNLWIGETASDLDLCGKRKGGNEIQGAMMAKAKESSPSRQVSEFTDFDGLLENFKDGFTFEEENFDLMRECLESNDTDLIAEMKEGPPYDHQAVLKYIAQVRNSGGFDLDVKLPTYLGSLLVVLIPLDLSKDKNEFPGDSDPDDANHQIPTVREYAYQRARFAIDEINVDMNAKTFELVEVVRAVKTACGGFFMFLTLAVKKVGEAEEEAATITIQAIVLHDLGKPMELKEWRFKPDAQA